A window of Cellulomonas fimi contains these coding sequences:
- a CDS encoding Trp biosynthesis-associated membrane protein produces the protein MTTDPAAPVARPRGRSRAAGVLVLLAAASAGAAVPTWLTATGVTALRGTVDVPATGTQVAPAVLGAAVVLLATAAAVALVGRVGRWLVAAVTVLSGAVVVGATAAVLADPRAAAEPVVTQETGVGRLVGEVGVTAWPWVSVGVGVAVVVAAGWLVRASRTWHGPSRRHEAPAAGGGGPVDERGAWDALSRGDDPT, from the coding sequence GTGACGACCGACCCTGCGGCGCCGGTCGCACGCCCGCGGGGACGCAGTCGGGCGGCGGGCGTCCTGGTGCTGCTCGCCGCGGCGTCCGCGGGCGCCGCGGTGCCGACGTGGCTCACGGCGACCGGCGTGACCGCGCTGCGCGGCACCGTCGACGTCCCGGCGACGGGCACCCAGGTCGCGCCCGCGGTGCTCGGGGCGGCGGTCGTGCTGCTCGCGACCGCGGCCGCCGTGGCGCTCGTCGGGCGCGTCGGACGCTGGCTGGTCGCGGCGGTCACCGTGCTGAGCGGCGCGGTCGTCGTCGGCGCCACCGCGGCCGTCCTCGCGGACCCGCGCGCCGCCGCCGAGCCGGTCGTGACCCAGGAGACCGGCGTCGGCCGGCTCGTCGGCGAGGTGGGCGTCACCGCCTGGCCGTGGGTGAGCGTCGGCGTCGGCGTCGCCGTCGTCGTCGCGGCCGGGTGGCTCGTGCGCGCGTCGCGCACGTGGCACGGGCCGTCGCGCCGCCACGAGGCACCCGCGGCCGGGGGCGGCGGCCCCGTCGACGAGCGCGGCGCGTGGGACGCGCTGAGCCGCGGCGACGACCCGACCTGA
- a CDS encoding anthranilate synthase component I: protein MTAPAAHVPADVVTADVPWGGTWPSVDTFRALAADRRVIPVVRRLLADDVTPVGLYRTLAAGRPGTFVLESAESDGTWSRWSFVGVRSRATLTVRDGAPVWVGDVPVGVPTEGDALDVLGSTLDVLRTPAIHGLPPLTGGLVGALGWDVVRHWEPTLPAKAPEELGVPELTLLLATDLAVVDHHDGSVWLVANAINFDDTDERVDEAHADAVARLDAMQRALLQPADPGVAALADVPEPELEFRSTREEFEQAVGIGKEAIRDGEVFQVVLSQRLDLDCPADPLDVYRVLRTINPSPYMYYLQLQDADGHDFAVVGSSPETLVKVTDGHVVTFPIAGSRPRGATPEEDRALQDEVLADPKERAEHIMLVDLSRNDLVKVCEPSSVEVVEFMAVKRYSHIMHICSTVVGRLRAGATALQTLTATFPAGTLSGAPKPRAIALIDEIEPARRGIYGGTVGYFDFAGDMDMAIAIRTALIRDGRASVQAGGGIVADSVPALEYAESRNKAAAAVRAVQVASRLRRVAE, encoded by the coding sequence ATGACCGCGCCCGCCGCCCACGTCCCCGCCGACGTCGTCACCGCGGACGTCCCGTGGGGCGGCACGTGGCCGTCGGTCGACACGTTCCGGGCGCTCGCGGCGGACCGGCGGGTCATCCCCGTCGTGCGCCGGCTGCTCGCGGACGACGTCACGCCCGTCGGCCTGTACCGCACGCTCGCGGCGGGCCGCCCGGGCACGTTCGTGCTCGAGTCCGCGGAGTCCGACGGCACGTGGAGCCGCTGGTCGTTCGTCGGCGTCCGCTCGCGCGCGACGCTCACGGTCCGTGACGGCGCGCCGGTCTGGGTGGGCGACGTGCCGGTCGGCGTCCCGACGGAGGGTGACGCGCTCGACGTGCTCGGCAGCACGCTCGACGTCCTCCGCACGCCCGCGATCCACGGCCTCCCGCCGCTCACGGGCGGCCTCGTCGGAGCGCTCGGGTGGGACGTCGTGCGGCACTGGGAGCCGACGCTTCCCGCGAAGGCGCCCGAGGAGCTCGGCGTCCCCGAGCTCACGCTGCTGCTGGCGACGGACCTCGCGGTGGTCGACCACCACGACGGGTCCGTCTGGCTCGTGGCGAACGCGATCAACTTCGACGACACCGACGAGCGCGTCGACGAGGCGCACGCGGACGCGGTCGCGCGGCTCGACGCGATGCAGCGCGCGCTGCTGCAGCCCGCCGACCCGGGCGTGGCCGCGCTCGCCGACGTCCCGGAGCCCGAGCTCGAGTTCCGCTCGACGCGCGAGGAGTTCGAGCAGGCGGTCGGGATCGGCAAGGAGGCCATCCGCGACGGCGAGGTCTTCCAGGTCGTCCTGTCGCAGCGTCTCGACCTCGACTGCCCGGCCGACCCGCTCGACGTGTACCGGGTGCTGCGGACCATCAACCCGAGCCCGTACATGTACTACCTGCAGCTCCAGGACGCGGACGGGCACGACTTCGCCGTCGTCGGCTCGAGCCCGGAGACACTCGTCAAGGTGACCGACGGGCACGTCGTGACGTTCCCGATCGCCGGCTCGCGCCCGCGGGGCGCGACCCCGGAGGAGGACCGCGCGCTGCAGGACGAGGTGCTCGCCGACCCGAAGGAGCGGGCCGAGCACATCATGCTCGTCGACCTGTCGCGCAACGACCTGGTCAAGGTGTGCGAGCCGTCGAGCGTCGAGGTCGTCGAGTTCATGGCCGTCAAGCGCTACTCGCACATCATGCACATCTGCTCGACGGTCGTCGGGCGGCTGCGCGCGGGCGCGACGGCGCTGCAGACCCTCACGGCGACGTTCCCGGCGGGCACCCTCTCCGGTGCGCCGAAGCCGCGCGCGATCGCGCTCATCGACGAGATCGAGCCGGCCCGTCGCGGCATCTACGGCGGCACGGTCGGCTACTTCGACTTCGCGGGCGACATGGACATGGCGATCGCGATCCGCACCGCCCTCATCCGGGACGGCCGCGCGAGCGTGCAGGCGGGCGGCGGGATCGTCGCCGACTCGGTCCCGGCGCTCGAGTACGCCGAGTCGCGCAACAAGGCCGCGGCCGCGGTGCGCGCGGTCCAGGTCGCGTCCCGGCTGCGTCGGGTCGCCGAGTGA
- the hisI gene encoding phosphoribosyl-AMP cyclohydrolase, producing the protein MPRENPSSTLLDPQVARRLRRDEHGLVAAVVQQHETREVLMVGWMDDEALHRTLTTGRVTFWSRSRQEYWRKGDTSGHAQYVKAVSLDCDGDALLVEVDQVGAACHTGTRTCFEAGGPLAVVVGHRPAAAPAPAPAAAPAAATPAPAAATPAPAPAPEGDA; encoded by the coding sequence GTGCCACGCGAGAACCCGTCCTCCACCCTCCTCGACCCGCAGGTCGCGCGGCGGCTGCGTCGCGACGAGCACGGCCTCGTCGCCGCCGTCGTGCAGCAGCACGAGACGCGCGAGGTGCTCATGGTCGGCTGGATGGACGACGAGGCGCTGCACCGCACCCTGACGACCGGACGCGTGACGTTCTGGAGCCGCTCGCGCCAGGAGTACTGGCGCAAGGGCGACACGTCCGGGCACGCGCAGTACGTCAAGGCCGTCTCGCTCGACTGCGACGGCGACGCGCTGCTGGTCGAGGTCGACCAGGTCGGCGCCGCCTGCCACACCGGCACCCGCACGTGCTTCGAGGCCGGGGGGCCGCTCGCGGTCGTCGTCGGCCACCGGCCCGCCGCGGCGCCTGCGCCCGCACCGGCCGCCGCACCCGCAGCCGCCACCCCCGCACCCGCAGCCGCCACACCCGCACCGGCACCCGCACCCGAAGGAGACGCATGA
- a CDS encoding ABC transporter ATP-binding protein: MSAATSGTPDHRMASASTLGILATLRRGLEVSPQMLRGWRVTLLLAVLAALGKVLVPLVVQQVVDTGILAPDGPDVRRVLTLTGAAAVGLLAAAACSAYVNVRLFRSSEDGLLALRTRAFRHVHDLSVLTQHTERRGSMVSRVTSDVDTISLFVQWGGIMLLVSVLQIAAATVLMAFYSWQLTLVVWLGFVPLLLVLPPLQRRVNARYSAVRERYGAMLGAVSESVVGAETIRAYGAATRTQRRLDAAITATRRAMVRAQNLVSVVFSSGVLVSNVVLALVVVIGTFLGVRGDISVGRLLAFLFLVQLFTGPVQMATEILNELQNAVAGWRRVLGVLETPVAVQDPGAGGVPSPRGPATVELRDVAFAYPEGRRVLHDVDLEVPAGASVAVVGATGSGKTTIARLVARLVDPEAGRVLLDGTDLRDIPAADLRSRVVLVPQEGFLFEGTVAENVAYGLRTPDGTAADPADARVRDAVEALGLGPWVEELAAGLDTDVGQRGESLSAGERQLVALARAYLADPDVLLLDEATSAVDPATEVRLVRALEELSSGRTTLTIAHRLSTAEAADLVVVVDAGRVVETGHHDDLVATGGTYAAMHAAWVAQTR; encoded by the coding sequence ATGAGCGCCGCGACGTCGGGGACGCCCGACCACCGGATGGCGTCCGCGAGCACGCTCGGCATCCTCGCGACCCTGCGGCGCGGGCTCGAGGTGTCGCCGCAGATGCTGCGCGGCTGGCGCGTCACGCTGCTGCTCGCGGTGCTGGCCGCGCTGGGCAAGGTGCTCGTGCCGCTCGTGGTCCAGCAGGTCGTCGACACCGGCATCCTCGCGCCGGACGGCCCGGACGTCCGCCGCGTGCTCACCCTCACGGGCGCGGCGGCGGTCGGGCTGCTCGCCGCCGCCGCGTGCTCCGCGTACGTCAACGTGCGGCTGTTCCGGTCGAGCGAGGACGGTCTGCTCGCGCTGCGCACGCGCGCCTTCCGGCACGTGCACGACCTGTCGGTCCTCACGCAGCACACCGAGCGGCGCGGGTCGATGGTCAGCCGCGTCACGTCCGACGTCGACACGATCTCGCTGTTCGTCCAGTGGGGCGGGATCATGCTGCTCGTCTCGGTCCTGCAGATCGCCGCCGCCACGGTGCTGATGGCGTTCTACTCGTGGCAGCTCACGCTCGTGGTGTGGCTCGGTTTCGTCCCCCTCCTGCTGGTCCTGCCGCCGCTGCAGCGCCGCGTGAACGCCCGGTACTCCGCGGTGCGCGAGCGGTACGGCGCGATGCTCGGCGCCGTGTCGGAGTCCGTCGTCGGCGCGGAGACGATCCGCGCGTACGGTGCCGCGACGCGCACCCAGCGCCGCCTGGACGCCGCGATCACCGCGACACGGCGTGCGATGGTGCGCGCGCAGAACCTGGTCTCGGTCGTGTTCTCGAGCGGCGTGCTGGTGTCGAACGTGGTCCTCGCGCTCGTCGTCGTGATCGGGACGTTCCTCGGCGTGCGGGGCGACATCTCGGTCGGCCGGTTGCTGGCGTTCCTGTTCCTGGTCCAGCTGTTCACCGGCCCGGTCCAGATGGCCACCGAGATCCTCAACGAGCTGCAGAACGCGGTCGCCGGCTGGCGGCGCGTGCTCGGCGTGCTGGAGACGCCCGTCGCCGTGCAGGACCCCGGCGCCGGCGGCGTGCCCAGCCCCCGCGGGCCGGCGACCGTCGAGCTGCGCGACGTCGCGTTCGCCTACCCCGAGGGCCGGCGCGTGCTGCACGACGTCGACCTGGAGGTGCCTGCGGGCGCGTCCGTGGCGGTGGTCGGCGCGACCGGATCGGGCAAGACGACGATCGCGCGCCTCGTCGCACGCCTCGTCGACCCGGAGGCGGGCCGCGTGCTGCTCGACGGCACGGACCTGCGCGACATCCCCGCCGCGGACCTGCGGTCGCGTGTCGTGCTCGTCCCGCAGGAGGGGTTCCTGTTCGAGGGGACCGTGGCCGAGAACGTCGCCTACGGTCTGCGGACGCCGGACGGGACCGCGGCCGACCCCGCCGACGCACGCGTGCGCGACGCCGTCGAGGCGCTCGGCCTCGGCCCGTGGGTCGAGGAGCTCGCCGCGGGCCTCGACACCGACGTGGGCCAGCGTGGCGAGTCCCTGTCCGCGGGTGAGCGCCAGCTCGTCGCGCTCGCGCGCGCCTACCTCGCCGACCCCGACGTGCTGCTGCTCGACGAGGCGACGAGCGCCGTCGACCCGGCGACCGAGGTGCGCCTCGTCCGCGCCCTGGAGGAGCTGAGCAGCGGCCGCACGACCCTGACGATCGCGCACCGGCTGTCGACCGCCGAGGCCGCGGACCTCGTCGTGGTCGTCGACGCGGGACGCGTCGTCGAGACGGGCCACCACGACGACCTGGTCGCCACCGGCGGCACGTACGCGGCGATGCACGCAGCCTGGGTGGCGCAGACCCGCTGA
- a CDS encoding ABC transporter ATP-binding protein — MTLTGSAPRRAATIVVRGIAAHPWTYVVAIGTSAVFGVSVVAVSRVLGTVTDEVVVPALAGSEQARERIWLAGLALLAVAVTLAVSVAGRRIFAGMGFAQIQADHRTRVTRQYLRLPMSWHKQHPTGQLLSNASADVEAATGVFNPLPFALGVVVMLGVAAVGLLRTDVWLAVAALVVVPLALVANLVFQRRMAPAVGRAQELRAAVADVAHESFEGALLVKALGTEEREAARFAARARELRDANVRVGVVRAFFDPVIDVLPSLGTLLVLVVGAVQVAAGRIGTGDVVAAAYLLTLLAVPVRAFGWVLGELPRALVGYDRIARVVDARGALPAGTTPWSPPPGGARVELRDVGLTVPGPRGPVALLHDVDLAVAPGRVVAVVGPTGSGKSTLVSLVARLSDPTTGSVLVDGTDLRDVVPADLARHVAFVSQSTFVFEDTVRGNVTLADADDAGAPTDDAVWDALRAARVDDVVRGLPGGLDAPLGERGANLSGGQRQRLALARALVREPRVLVLDDATSAVDPRVEQAILRGLRDDRTGSPTVLLVAYRMSSVLLADEVVHVESGRVVDRGTHAELLARDDGYRALATAYEEESARRAAEGGQARDEDPEPVTAGEEAR, encoded by the coding sequence ATGACGCTGACCGGCTCGGCCCCCCGCCGGGCCGCGACGATCGTGGTCCGCGGCATCGCGGCACACCCGTGGACGTACGTGGTCGCGATCGGCACGTCGGCGGTCTTCGGCGTCTCCGTCGTCGCCGTGAGCCGCGTGCTCGGCACGGTGACCGACGAGGTCGTGGTGCCCGCGCTCGCCGGGTCGGAGCAGGCCCGCGAGCGGATCTGGCTCGCCGGGCTCGCGCTGCTCGCGGTCGCCGTGACGCTCGCCGTCTCGGTCGCGGGGCGGCGGATCTTCGCCGGCATGGGGTTCGCGCAGATCCAGGCGGACCACCGCACGCGCGTCACCCGGCAGTACCTGCGCCTGCCGATGTCGTGGCACAAGCAGCACCCGACCGGCCAGCTGCTGTCGAACGCGAGCGCGGACGTCGAGGCGGCGACGGGCGTCTTCAACCCGCTGCCGTTCGCGCTCGGCGTCGTCGTCATGCTCGGCGTCGCAGCCGTCGGGCTCCTGCGCACGGACGTGTGGCTCGCGGTCGCGGCGCTCGTCGTCGTCCCGCTCGCGCTCGTCGCCAACCTGGTGTTCCAACGCCGGATGGCGCCGGCGGTCGGGCGCGCGCAGGAGCTGCGCGCCGCGGTCGCCGACGTCGCGCACGAGAGCTTCGAGGGCGCGCTGCTGGTCAAGGCGCTCGGCACGGAGGAGCGCGAGGCCGCCCGGTTCGCGGCCCGTGCGCGCGAGCTGCGGGACGCGAACGTCCGGGTCGGCGTCGTGCGCGCGTTCTTCGACCCCGTGATCGACGTGCTGCCGAGCCTCGGCACGCTGCTCGTGCTCGTCGTCGGTGCCGTCCAGGTGGCGGCCGGGCGGATCGGCACGGGCGACGTGGTCGCGGCGGCGTACCTGCTCACGCTGCTGGCGGTGCCGGTGCGGGCGTTCGGCTGGGTGCTCGGCGAGCTGCCGCGCGCGCTCGTCGGGTACGACCGCATCGCGCGCGTCGTCGACGCCCGCGGTGCGCTGCCCGCCGGCACCACGCCGTGGTCCCCGCCGCCCGGCGGGGCGCGCGTCGAGCTGCGCGACGTCGGCCTGACCGTGCCGGGACCGCGCGGCCCCGTCGCGCTGCTGCACGACGTCGACCTCGCCGTCGCCCCCGGCCGCGTCGTGGCCGTCGTCGGTCCGACGGGCTCGGGCAAGTCGACGCTCGTCTCCCTGGTCGCCCGCCTGAGCGACCCGACGACGGGCTCCGTGCTCGTCGACGGCACCGACCTCCGCGACGTCGTCCCCGCCGACCTCGCGCGGCACGTCGCGTTCGTGTCGCAGTCGACGTTCGTCTTCGAGGACACGGTGCGCGGCAACGTCACGCTCGCCGACGCCGACGACGCGGGCGCGCCCACGGACGACGCGGTGTGGGACGCGCTGCGCGCGGCACGCGTCGACGACGTCGTCCGCGGGCTGCCGGGCGGCCTCGACGCCCCCCTGGGTGAGCGTGGCGCGAACCTGTCGGGCGGCCAGCGACAGCGCCTCGCCCTCGCGCGGGCACTGGTCCGCGAGCCGCGCGTGCTCGTGCTCGACGACGCGACGTCGGCGGTCGACCCGCGCGTCGAGCAGGCGATCCTGCGCGGTCTGCGCGACGACCGCACGGGCTCGCCGACGGTGCTGCTCGTCGCGTACCGGATGTCGTCCGTGCTGCTCGCGGACGAGGTCGTGCACGTCGAGTCCGGCCGGGTCGTGGACCGCGGCACGCACGCCGAGCTCCTCGCGCGCGACGACGGCTACCGGGCGCTCGCGACGGCGTACGAGGAGGAGTCGGCGCGGCGCGCCGCCGAGGGCGGGCAGGCGCGGGACGAGGACCCGGAGCCGGTGACGGCGGGGGAGGAGGCCCGATGA
- a CDS encoding TIGR03085 family metal-binding protein has translation MTWHEVERAQLAEALRAVPPDAPTLCEGWQARHLAAHVVLREHSPVVGAGIAVPALAARAEATIERLADDASTEGAYRDLVARVATQPPRWHPMSWAGELANVVEFFVHTEDVRRGAGPTPPRDLDPELVEVLWKHLSGAGGARLRRVPVGVVLVRDDGPRRQVRRPKDGYGTVVVRGAVGELVLFAFGRGAAADVTVQGDPQDVEVLTDRLPV, from the coding sequence ATGACGTGGCACGAGGTGGAGCGCGCGCAGCTGGCCGAGGCACTGCGGGCCGTCCCGCCCGACGCGCCCACGCTGTGCGAGGGCTGGCAGGCCCGCCACCTCGCGGCGCACGTCGTGCTCCGCGAGCACTCCCCCGTCGTCGGTGCCGGGATCGCGGTGCCCGCGCTCGCGGCGCGGGCCGAGGCGACGATCGAGCGGCTCGCCGACGACGCGTCGACCGAGGGGGCGTACCGGGACCTCGTGGCACGCGTCGCCACGCAGCCGCCGCGCTGGCACCCGATGTCGTGGGCCGGCGAGCTCGCGAACGTCGTCGAGTTCTTCGTGCACACCGAGGACGTGCGGCGCGGGGCGGGCCCGACGCCGCCGCGCGACCTCGACCCGGAGCTCGTCGAGGTCTTGTGGAAGCACCTGTCGGGCGCGGGCGGTGCACGGCTGCGCCGCGTCCCGGTCGGGGTCGTGCTGGTGCGCGACGACGGGCCGCGCCGCCAGGTGCGGCGCCCGAAGGACGGCTACGGCACGGTCGTCGTGCGCGGGGCGGTCGGCGAGCTCGTGCTGTTCGCGTTCGGGCGCGGTGCCGCCGCGGACGTGACGGTGCAGGGCGACCCGCAGGACGTCGAGGTCCTCACGGACCGGTTGCCCGTCTGA
- the hisF gene encoding imidazole glycerol phosphate synthase subunit HisF: MTVALRVIPCLDVDAGRVVKGVNFENLRDAGDPVELARRYDAEGADEVTFLDVSASSGGRDTTIEVVRRTAEEVFVPLTVGGGVRSTDDVDRLLRAGADKVGVNTAAIARPELIAEIAHRFGSQVLTISIDARRVTGDVRTDSGYEVTTHGGKRGTGLDAVAWAVRAAELGAGEVLLNSMDADGTEAGFDLEMIGDVRREVRIPLVASGGAGTVQHFVEAAKAGADAVLAASVFHFGQLTVRDVKDALRAAGVVVR, encoded by the coding sequence ATGACCGTGGCGCTGCGCGTCATCCCCTGCCTCGACGTCGACGCGGGCCGCGTCGTCAAGGGCGTGAACTTCGAGAACCTGCGCGACGCGGGCGACCCCGTCGAGCTCGCGCGCCGCTACGACGCGGAGGGTGCGGACGAGGTGACGTTCCTCGACGTGTCCGCGTCGTCGGGCGGTCGGGACACCACGATCGAGGTCGTGCGCCGCACGGCGGAGGAGGTCTTCGTGCCGCTCACCGTCGGCGGCGGGGTGCGCTCGACCGACGACGTGGACCGGCTGCTGCGCGCGGGCGCCGACAAGGTCGGGGTCAACACGGCCGCCATCGCGCGGCCGGAGCTGATCGCGGAGATCGCGCACCGCTTCGGCAGCCAGGTGCTGACCATCTCGATCGACGCCCGGCGCGTGACGGGCGACGTCCGCACCGACTCCGGCTACGAGGTGACGACGCACGGCGGCAAGCGCGGCACGGGCCTCGACGCCGTCGCGTGGGCGGTGCGCGCCGCCGAGCTCGGCGCCGGCGAGGTGCTGCTCAACTCGATGGACGCCGACGGCACCGAGGCCGGCTTCGACCTGGAGATGATCGGCGACGTGCGTCGCGAGGTCCGGATCCCGCTCGTCGCGAGCGGCGGCGCGGGGACCGTGCAGCACTTCGTCGAGGCGGCGAAGGCGGGCGCCGACGCGGTGCTCGCCGCGAGCGTCTTCCACTTCGGCCAGCTCACGGTGCGAGACGTCAAGGACGCCCTGCGGGCCGCGGGCGTCGTCGTCCGCTGA
- a CDS encoding FKBP-type peptidyl-prolyl cis-trans isomerase, whose protein sequence is MRRLRDTAAAALVALALLAGCTAPTAADPEISVTGEPGESPTLTYITPLEVGSTYREEIWPGTGPELVEGGPVLIDFWLENGSDASLVDESFSTTPTPRLLTEEDLGTDLYETLRGQKVGARLLQVSPPRGSGAVDYPTVTVLDVLPTRADGTPVPPRPDLPAVTLDAAGAPSITPTGTEPPDQLVVQSLLRGSGAQVAASDVITVQYTGFAWTTGEAFDSTWTHGLPVSFGLQDVQAWAEGLVDQPVGSQVMLVVPPTYALGVTESQELAGQTVVFVVDILATGSPDGGS, encoded by the coding sequence GTGCGACGACTGCGGGACACGGCCGCCGCCGCCCTCGTGGCGCTGGCCCTGCTCGCCGGTTGCACGGCGCCGACCGCCGCGGACCCCGAGATCTCGGTCACGGGCGAACCCGGTGAGTCGCCGACGCTCACGTACATCACCCCTCTCGAGGTGGGCTCGACCTACCGCGAGGAGATCTGGCCCGGCACCGGCCCGGAGCTCGTCGAGGGCGGGCCCGTGCTCATCGACTTCTGGCTCGAGAACGGCTCCGACGCGTCGCTCGTCGACGAGAGCTTCTCCACCACGCCGACGCCGCGGCTCCTCACCGAGGAGGACCTCGGCACGGACCTCTACGAGACCCTCCGGGGCCAGAAGGTCGGCGCTCGGCTGCTCCAGGTGAGCCCGCCGCGGGGCTCGGGTGCCGTCGACTACCCGACGGTGACGGTGCTCGACGTGCTCCCGACGCGCGCGGACGGCACGCCCGTGCCGCCGCGCCCCGACCTGCCGGCCGTCACGCTCGACGCGGCGGGCGCACCGTCGATCACGCCCACCGGCACCGAGCCGCCCGACCAGCTCGTCGTCCAGTCGCTGCTGCGCGGCTCGGGCGCGCAGGTCGCGGCGAGCGACGTCATCACGGTGCAGTACACGGGCTTCGCGTGGACGACCGGCGAGGCGTTCGACTCGACGTGGACGCACGGCCTGCCCGTGTCGTTCGGCCTGCAGGACGTGCAGGCGTGGGCGGAAGGGCTGGTCGACCAGCCCGTCGGCAGCCAGGTCATGCTCGTCGTCCCCCCGACGTACGCGCTCGGCGTCACGGAGAGCCAGGAGCTCGCCGGCCAGACCGTCGTGTTCGTCGTCGACATCCTCGCGACCGGTTCCCCCGACGGAGGCTCCTGA
- the pafA gene encoding Pup--protein ligase: MDRRIFGLETEYGVTCAAQDGRGLSADEVARYLFRKVVAWGRSSNVFLRNGSRLYLDVGSHPEYATAECDDVRQLVAHDRAGERILEGLVADAQQRLEHEGLPGRIHLFKNNTDSAGNSYGCHENYLVRRQGDFARLSDVLVPFLITRQVLTGAGKVLSTPRGALFCLSQRADHIWEAVSSATTRSRPIINTRDEPHADAEHFRRLHVIVGDSSMSETTTMLKVGATDLILRMVEAGIPMRDMTLENPIRAIREISHDVTGKHPVALANGRTVTALDLQEEYLARVVDFVATEGGPTPETKQVLDLWERGLRALRTGDLSLVERELDWVIKYQLIERYRAKHDLELSDVRVQRLDLAYHDISRTEGLYNLLAAKGLVERVTSDLEIFEATAVPPQTTRAKLRGDFVRAAQEARRDYTVDWVHLKLNDQAQRTVLCKDPFRSVDERVDRLIESM, translated from the coding sequence ATGGACCGACGGATCTTCGGGCTCGAGACCGAGTACGGCGTCACGTGCGCCGCGCAGGACGGCCGCGGGCTGTCGGCGGACGAGGTGGCCCGCTACCTGTTCCGGAAGGTCGTCGCGTGGGGACGCTCGTCGAACGTCTTCCTCCGCAACGGCTCCCGGCTCTACCTCGACGTCGGCTCGCACCCGGAGTACGCGACGGCCGAGTGCGACGACGTGCGCCAGCTCGTCGCGCACGACCGCGCGGGCGAGCGCATCCTCGAGGGTCTGGTCGCGGACGCGCAGCAGCGGCTCGAGCACGAGGGGCTGCCGGGCCGCATCCACCTGTTCAAGAACAACACCGACTCGGCGGGCAACTCCTACGGCTGCCACGAGAACTACCTCGTGCGGCGGCAGGGCGACTTCGCGCGGCTGTCCGACGTGCTGGTCCCGTTCCTCATCACCCGCCAGGTGCTGACCGGTGCGGGGAAGGTGCTGAGCACACCGCGCGGCGCGCTGTTCTGCCTGTCGCAGCGGGCCGACCACATCTGGGAGGCCGTGTCGAGCGCGACCACGCGGTCCCGGCCGATCATCAACACGCGCGACGAGCCGCACGCCGATGCCGAGCACTTCCGCCGGCTGCACGTCATCGTGGGCGACTCGTCGATGTCGGAGACGACGACGATGCTCAAGGTCGGCGCGACCGACCTCATCCTGCGCATGGTCGAGGCCGGCATCCCGATGCGCGACATGACGCTCGAGAACCCGATCCGCGCGATCCGCGAGATCAGCCACGACGTCACGGGCAAGCACCCGGTGGCCCTCGCGAACGGCCGGACCGTCACGGCGCTGGACCTGCAGGAGGAGTACCTCGCGCGGGTCGTGGACTTCGTGGCGACCGAGGGCGGACCGACGCCCGAGACCAAGCAGGTGCTCGACCTGTGGGAGCGCGGGCTGCGCGCGCTGCGCACGGGCGACCTGTCGCTCGTCGAGCGCGAGCTCGACTGGGTCATCAAGTACCAGCTCATCGAGCGGTACCGCGCCAAGCACGACCTGGAGCTGTCGGACGTGCGCGTCCAGCGGCTCGACCTGGCGTACCACGACATCTCCCGCACCGAGGGCCTGTACAACCTGCTCGCGGCGAAGGGTCTGGTCGAGCGCGTGACGAGCGACCTGGAGATCTTCGAGGCGACCGCGGTGCCGCCGCAGACCACGCGCGCCAAGCTGCGCGGCGACTTCGTGCGGGCGGCCCAGGAGGCGCGGCGCGACTACACCGTCGACTGGGTGCACCTCAAGCTCAACGACCAGGCGCAGCGCACGGTCCTGTGCAAGGACCCGTTCCGCAGCGTCGACGAGCGCGTGGACCGGCTGATCGAGTCCATGTAG
- the prcA gene encoding proteasome subunit alpha — protein sequence MSMPFYVSPEQLMKDRADYARKGIARGRSVVVLQYDDGIAFATENASRALHKISEIYDRIAFAAVGKYNEFENLRVAGVRYADLRGYSYDREDVTARGLANAYAQTLGTVFTTESKPLEVELVVAEVGREPSGDQVYRLSYDGSVADEHGYVVMGGQADRLGGLLAAGWRPGMTLREVLRLAVDVLGAAGDDGGEARTIPAQQLEVAVLDRTRPRRTFRRLTGPLLEDLLSPAPAGDAPAAAPHDD from the coding sequence ATGAGCATGCCGTTCTACGTCTCGCCCGAGCAGCTGATGAAGGACCGGGCGGACTACGCGCGCAAGGGCATCGCACGCGGCCGGTCCGTCGTGGTGCTCCAGTACGACGACGGGATCGCGTTCGCGACCGAGAACGCGTCGCGCGCGCTGCACAAGATCTCGGAGATCTACGACCGGATCGCGTTCGCCGCGGTCGGCAAGTACAACGAGTTCGAGAACCTGCGCGTCGCGGGCGTGCGCTACGCCGACCTGCGCGGCTACTCGTACGACCGCGAGGACGTCACGGCTCGCGGGCTCGCGAACGCGTACGCGCAGACGCTCGGCACGGTGTTCACGACCGAGTCGAAGCCGCTCGAGGTCGAGCTCGTGGTCGCCGAGGTCGGCCGCGAGCCGTCGGGCGACCAGGTGTACCGGCTGTCGTACGACGGCTCGGTCGCCGACGAGCACGGCTACGTCGTCATGGGCGGCCAGGCCGACCGGCTCGGCGGGCTGCTCGCCGCCGGGTGGCGGCCCGGCATGACGTTGCGCGAGGTGCTGCGGCTCGCGGTCGACGTGCTCGGCGCGGCGGGCGACGACGGCGGCGAGGCGCGCACGATCCCGGCGCAGCAGCTCGAGGTCGCGGTGCTCGACCGCACGCGGCCCCGCCGCACGTTCCGCCGGCTCACGGGTCCGCTGCTGGAGGACCTGCTCAGCCCCGCGCCGGCCGGCGACGCGCCGGCGGCGGCGCCGCACGACGACTGA